GTTTTCACAGTAGGCAAACGTGCAAATGGCTTGCGCCGATTTATCCTCCCAACCGCTGAGCAAACGATACAATCCTTCTGGCTTAAGCTTCTCCAGAAACCATTTGATATAGGGACCGGGCAATCCTTCGAGTGCATTGAAGCACAGGCTGGTGTCCTCGATGAGCACTGGGCCATCCACGTGCTTGGCCGCCTCCTTGCATTTTATAACGGCAATCTCGTCGATCTCACCCTGCAGTTCGGGCAGATCGACCTTCTTGGAGACAATTGTGCGCGGGAAATTTGGCCCCAATATGGAAATTAGTTCCTCCAGCTTCTTGGCGTTGCCCGTAACAAAGGTAATTGGTTTCGACATGCTGTGCGTATTGTcgtcaatttaaataaagtgcGTAATCTGTGCTTATTATTGTCAACGAATCAACACGCGCTGCACCGTACAACTTAACTAACGTGTCGTTATGCCGGCACTTGCGAAATCAGCTGTTTGGTCGCTTTTGGAGAAAACAGGGTTGttatgcatttgcatttgaaatccAATTTCGTTCCACTTGTCTGGCGCGTGTGGATTGTGTGTATTTAAATccaataaattgtatattgtaatttattaaaataaattaatattaataataataatttgttaatattcTACTTAATGTTTAAtaccattttaatttatttatatcaaaaaaatatttgaatttagcgGTGGTTTGgtgacattttaaaatttgcgTAAAGGATTCTAACTTGATTGTCCTTAAGGTAACTCTGAGTAAGAAATGATACAAGCAATTTCAATGCTTAAGGATTTCgagtaataattaaaaacaaattaactttttgtataatataatataataagcTATGTATCATCAGATAGCAATAAGCTATCTATCACATTCTTCGGCAACTTCACAGGGTACATTAGTAGAATCGGGTACATTGATGGGAGCGAGCCAGGATAACTTGACAACTACAAGGACTATTGGGAAGTTCTTTAGTATGCTAATATGCTTTAAAATTCTGACTTCCCAGAGACAGTTCTTTTTTAATGTTCTTAAAAGTCGAAAAAGGATGTGGCTATTTTTTGAGGTAAGGCACTAAAAGTGTGCTTCACAACTcttgttgctttcttactaGTTATATTTACATAGATCTAAGGACTATATTAATTAACACATAACAATCGCAGcctaattttttagtgctttaGAGGAATGCACCCCAGCCAATGTACATAGCCGCCAGATTCTCCACTTTGGTAGCCTCGTTGATAAGGAAGTTCACCTGACCCTCAGTGGACAAGGGAATGCTGTTTGCCTGTTGCCGCTTGACCTGATTAAAAAAGATaatgtattaataatataGATAAAAAGAAACTTTCCCTGTCACACTCACGTGTCCTTGCAGACGCTCTGCAATTCGCTTCACATCGTTGGTAACCTTGGGATCAGTGAGTTCCGCTCCCGCTTTGTTCTTGCTCGCAGTGGACGCAGTGAGACGACTTTGCACTCCCAAATCATAGACAAAGGGACGCAGCATGGACATTAGTGTCTTGGTCTCCTGCTTGAGCAGTCGCAACGTAATCTCGCAGCACTTCCGATAGCTGCCTTCCACACCCAATGGGTCCCATCGCTGTGATCATGTTGTGGGTGAGCCTAAAAGGCACCACCTCGGGATAAGCGAATGCTTCGCCCTGATTGAACAGGCAATTGAAATCCACATGCACCGCATCGCCATTGCGC
This window of the Drosophila albomicans strain 15112-1751.03 chromosome 2L, ASM965048v2, whole genome shotgun sequence genome carries:
- the LOC117566137 gene encoding inosine triphosphate pyrophosphatase, whose product is MSKPITFVTGNAKKLEELISILGPNFPRTIVSKKVDLPELQGEIDEIAVIKCKEAAKHVDGPVLIEDTSLCFNALEGLPGPYIKWFLEKLKPEGLYRLLSGWEDKSAQAICTFAYCENSSAEPQIFKGITEGDIVEPRGPRDFGWDPVFQPKGFDLTYAQLPKPQKNSISHRYRALALLQKHFESQQC